The Suncus etruscus isolate mSunEtr1 chromosome 7, mSunEtr1.pri.cur, whole genome shotgun sequence genome includes a window with the following:
- the DCLRE1C gene encoding protein artemis gives MSSFGGQMVEYPNISIDRFDRENLRARAYFLSHCHKDHMKGLRAPALKRRLECSLKVYLYCSPVTKELLLTSPKYRFWEKRIISIEIETPTQISLIDEASGEKEEVVVTLLPAGHCPGSVMFLFQGSHGTVLYTGDFRLAKGEAARMELLHSGGRVKDIQSVYLDTTFCDPRFYQIPSRGECLSGIVKLVGSWITRSPSHVVWLNCKAAYGYEYLFTNLSEEFGMQVHVDKLDMFRNMPDILHHLTTDPGTQIHACRHPKAEEYFQWNKLPCSMTSRNKTLLHTISIKPSTMWFGERTRKTNVIVRTGESSYRACFSFHSSYSEIKDFLSYICPVNVFPNVIPLGRTLDNVREILKPLCRSPQSITPKYRPLGKLKRARTTCPDSEEEDELFDDLLPVPLRHKAPDQPALQLADFPLAAAAPKQPRKPAGRKLEGRPESTDNTLACLEANFVDCEESNSESEEEIQASPSLQGVPCHPPTAELDIPQWDTFFKRSNETTEDGLDHCPASPKPFSDSDGDSTHISSQNSSQSTHISEQGSQGWDSQSDTVLLSSQERNNTDATSWNKGGHRTRIKESFPASSKDATLDAKIREEDVNRAARAEELTGSDGKNRPEETPALPLIAVAADSPSSSDFEIPSTPEAEIPTQEHLQLLYEKLATGQSVVVEKRKRSLADT, from the exons ATGAGCTCTTTCGGCGGCCAGATGGTCGAGTACCCCAACATCTCCATCGACCGCTTCGACAGGGAGAACCTGAGGGCCCGCGCCTACTTCCTGTCGCACTGCCACAAGG ATCATATGAAAGGATTAAGAGCGCCTGCCTTGAAGAGAAGGTTGGAGTGCAG CTTGAAGGTTTACTTATACTGCTCACCGGTTACTAAGGAGTTGTTGCTAACTAGCCCGAAGTACAGATTTTGGGAGAAGCGAAtt ataTCAATTGAAATTGAAACTCCTACTCAGATATCTTTAATTGATGAAGCATCCGGTGAG aaGGAAGAGGTGGTCGTGACCCTTTTACCAGCTGGTCACTGCCCGGGATCAGTGAT GTTTCTGTTCCAGGGCAGTCATGGGACCGTCCTGTACACAGGTGACTTCCGACTGGCCAAAGGAGAAGCAGCACGCATGGAGCTTCTGCACTCGGGGGGCAG AGTGAAAGACATCCAGAGTGTATATCTGGATACGACATTCTGTGACCCGAGATTTTATCAGATTCCAAGTCGG GGGGAGTGCCTGAGCGGCATCGTCAAGCTGGTGGGGAGCTGGATCACGCGGAGCCCCTCGCACGTCGTGTGGCTCAACTGCAAGGCCGCCTACGGCTACGAGTATCTGTTCACCAACCTCAGCGAGGAGTTTGGCATGCAG GTACACGTGGACAAACTCGATATGTTCCGGAACATGCCTGACATCCTACACCACCTCACCACGGATCCTGGCACCCAGATCCATGCCTGCCGGCACCCGAAG GCGGAGGAGTATTTCCAGTGGAATAAACTCCCCTGCAGCATGACATCCAGAAATAAGACCCTTCTTCACACCATCAGCATTAAGCCTTCCACCATGTGGTTTGGAGAAAggacaagaaaaacaaatgtaattGTGAG GACTGGCGAGAGTTCCTACAGGGCCTGCTTTTCCTTCCACTCCTCCTACAGTGAG ATTAAAGATTTCTTGAGCTACATCTGTCCTGTGAACGTGTTTCCAAATGTCATTCCTTTAGGCAGAACTCTGGATAATGTGAGAGAAAT CTTGAAGCCATTATGCCGATCTCCACAAAGTATCACGCCCAAGTACAGGCCACTCGGGAAGCTGAAGAGAGCCAGAACCACCTGCCCAGACTCAG AGGAGGAAGATGAGCTCTTTGACGATCTCCTGCCAGTTCCTCTGAGGCACAAGGCTCCGGACCAGCCAGCGCTGCAGCTCGCCGACTTCCCGTTGGCTGCAGCAGCTCCTAAGCAACCCAGGAAGCCGGCTGGCAGGAAGCTGGAAGGACGACCGGAAAGCACAGACAACACGCTGGCCTGTCTCGAGGCGAATTTTGTTGACTGTGAGGAATCCAACAGTGAGAGTGAGGAAGAAATACAAGCGTCCCCCTCACTGCAAGGTGTCCCGTGTCACCCACCAACAGCCGAGCTAGACATACCACAATGGGACACCTTCTTTAAGAGAAGTAACGAGACCACAGAGGATGGGCTGGACCACTGCCCGGCATCCCCCAAGCCTTTCAGTGACTCGGATGGGGACTCCACACACATCTCCTCGCAGAATTCCTCTCAGTCCACCCACATCTCCGAGCAGGGAAGCCAAGGTTGGGATAGCCAGTCCGACACCGTCTTGTTGTCCTCCCAAGAGAGAAACAACACAGATGCGACATCCTGGAACAAAGGTGGCCACAGAACCAGAATCAAAGAGAGTTTTCCTGCCTCTTCCAAGGACGCTACGTTGGACGCAAAAATCAGAGAGGAGGATGTAAACAGAGCAGCGAGGGCTGAAGAACTGACAGGTAGTGATGGGAAAAACCGACCTGAGGAGACACCGGCACTACCGCTCATTGCTGTTGCTGCAGATTCACCCAGCTCCTCAGATTTCGAAATACCCTCCACCCCGGAGGCCGAGATTCCCACTCAGGAGCACTTACAGCTCCTCTATGAGAAGCTGGCCACAGGCCAGAGTGTAGtagttgagaaaagaaaaaggtcccTTGCAGATacgtga